The DNA region CGGTTTGGAGCCGGTGAATAAGCTGCCCCACCCGTTCCAAGGGAATGGAATCGAGCGCCGCCTTCTGTGCCGCGCGGTACTGAGCCAGCCATTCGTTCATTACCGCAGAGATTGTCAGAGGCAAAGATTATCGGCAACGGCTAAAAATGACGGATGAGGTTGCAGAAGATTTTAAACAGAAGGAAACGAAATCAATGAACTGACTTCTGAGCGTAATAGACGACCGCAGGCGGCAAATTGAGCAAAACCGGCAGAGTGCGCATTTTAGCAAACGTCGCTTTAATCTTCTTGCGGTCGAGCAGCGAATGCTGGAATTGGATGTAGATGCCTCCCGGGGCGAGCGCCAGGTGAATGCTCTGGATAAGAGCAAGGGCGTCTTCTTTTCCCAGATTGCCCAGGGGAATGCCCGACAGAATGAAATCGGGTTGTTCGAGTTCTTTTTGGGCAATAGCCGCCAGCATCTGCTGGGCGGGTTGGGAGATAACGTGGACCTTTCGTCCAACACCGGCCATCGCGAGGCGGGTCTCAATATCGCGCGCCAGGACGGGATTGATTTCGCAGGCCAGCAGACGCGCTTTGGGGCAGCGGGCAGCCAGGCGCTGGGTGAGGGCCCCGGTGCCGGCGCCCAGTTCGAGAATGTGACCGCGATAATTGGCCGGAATCGGCGCAATCATTTGGTGGATGAGGAACCGCTGGGAAGGCAAAAGAGCGCCCGTTTGATGGTGTTTGACAAGCCCCGCCACCAGAAAACGCCAGTAACTGGCCAGCCCATGATGCATGCCGGCGCCCTGGCCTAGGGCTGGGCCTCTTGGATTCAGCCGCTGGTCTGTGGACTCGTAAAGCCCCGCCACTCGAGGAGGAAACGAGCGTTGCATATCGAGCATTTCCTGTCCGCCGTCTGCCTTCATATTTTCCTTGTCTCCGTGTTATTGGTTTAAACCGGTTCCGGGCCCCTTCAGGCGCCCACCTGGCGTTTGACTGCTTCGGAAATTCTTTGAGACCACTTTTCCAGCGCGGCGTTCTCGCGCCCCTCCAACAGTAAGCGCGCCTTGGGCTCGGTGCCTGAGTAGCGCAACAGCACCCGGCCGCCCTGGCCCTTCAATTCCGCTTCGGCTTCCGCCACCAGTTTAGGCACGTTATCCAATTGTTCAAAGGGCCGTTTTTCGCGGACGACGATATTTGTAACAAGTTGGGGGAATCGAGTCCAGCATTTGGCGAGCTGGGAAAGCGGGGCATTCTTGGTCTTCATAATGCGCAGGACTTGCAGCGCCGCCACCAGGCCGTCCCCTGTCGTGCTGAAATCGCGGAAGATGATGTGGCCGCTCTGCTCGCCGCCCAGGTTGAACCGGTTGCGCAACATCTCATCGATCACGCTTTTATCACCCACAGTCGTGCGGACCACCTTGCCGCCTGCGGCTTGTATAACAGCGTCTAAACCCGCATTGCTCATCACCGTTGAAACCACCGTTTTCTCGCTTAACGCGCCCTGTTCGAGAAAATCCAGCCCCGCAATTGCCAGAATATCGTCCCCGTCGATCAGCCTGCCGTTTTCATCGCACAACAGGACGCGGTCCGCATCGCCATCGTGCGCAATGCCCGCATCGGCCCGGTGCTCCCAGATTTTCTGGCACATGAGATTGGGATGCATCGAACCACAATCTTTGTTGATGTTTTTGCCGTCGGGCTGATTGCCGTAAGTGATGACGTCGGCCCCTAATTCGCGCAACACGCAGGGAGTGGATTTATAGCCCGCGCCATGGGCGCAATCCACCACGATGCGCATCCCTTCGAGGGTCAATCCCCGCGGGAACGAGGCCTTGGCGTGTTCGATATACCGGCCCAGGGCGTCCTCGATGCGCACGGCCTTGCCGACGGCATCAGCGGTCGGACGGATGTCCTGGATGCCGCCGTTAAAGACCAGGTTCTCGATCTCGAATTCGATTTTATCGTCGAGTTTATAGCCGTCTGCCCTGAAAAATTTGATGCCATTATCGTCGTATGGGTTATGCGAGGCGGTGATGACGATGCCCGCATCGGCGCGCAAGCTGCGCGTCACATAGGCCACACCCGGCGTCGGCAGCGGCCCGATGAACAGCACATCCACTCCCATCGATAGGATGCCCGACGAGAGGGCGTTCTCGAGCATGTAACCCGAAAGCCGCGTGTCCTTGCCCAACACAATCTTGTGCCGCCCCCGGCCCCGCGGCTGCGATTGCAGGTTCTTGAATACGTGCCCAGCCGCCCGGCCCAGCTTCAGGGCGGTCTCGGCTGTCACGGGTTCGATATTAGCGGTCCCGCGTACACCGTCAGTCCCGAAGATTTTCTTTGGCGCGTTCATGACCCGGCGGATTCTCCTTTAGCTGGGAAAATCACTTGCACCTCGTCGGGCACGACCTTGTCCAGGGTAATTCCGGCGGGAGCGGTCACTTCAATGCGCTTGCGCAGGTCGTGGGCGGCCTCGATGCCCGTCAAATCCACCAGCACGCGGATATCCTTTCCCTGCAGTTGCTTGATCAGCTTCGGGTCCCCTTCCACGGTCACTTCCACTTCCTTGGGATTCACGTGCATGCTCCGAACGTCTTCTGCCGAAGACAAAATCACCACTGGAAGATTCGAAAAAACCACCCGCTCCGGCAGCGAGAGAGTCAAGGATTGACGGGGGATAACTTCCTTTTGCAGGGCAATGTTGACGATGAACCAAATCAGGACTGCCAAAGCAAATGAGAAGAGCTTG from Verrucomicrobiia bacterium includes:
- a CDS encoding methyltransferase domain-containing protein encodes the protein MKADGGQEMLDMQRSFPPRVAGLYESTDQRLNPRGPALGQGAGMHHGLASYWRFLVAGLVKHHQTGALLPSQRFLIHQMIAPIPANYRGHILELGAGTGALTQRLAARCPKARLLACEINPVLARDIETRLAMAGVGRKVHVISQPAQQMLAAIAQKELEQPDFILSGIPLGNLGKEDALALIQSIHLALAPGGIYIQFQHSLLDRKKIKATFAKMRTLPVLLNLPPAVVYYAQKSVH
- the glmM gene encoding phosphoglucosamine mutase, which produces MNAPKKIFGTDGVRGTANIEPVTAETALKLGRAAGHVFKNLQSQPRGRGRHKIVLGKDTRLSGYMLENALSSGILSMGVDVLFIGPLPTPGVAYVTRSLRADAGIVITASHNPYDDNGIKFFRADGYKLDDKIEFEIENLVFNGGIQDIRPTADAVGKAVRIEDALGRYIEHAKASFPRGLTLEGMRIVVDCAHGAGYKSTPCVLRELGADVITYGNQPDGKNINKDCGSMHPNLMCQKIWEHRADAGIAHDGDADRVLLCDENGRLIDGDDILAIAGLDFLEQGALSEKTVVSTVMSNAGLDAVIQAAGGKVVRTTVGDKSVIDEMLRNRFNLGGEQSGHIIFRDFSTTGDGLVAALQVLRIMKTKNAPLSQLAKCWTRFPQLVTNIVVREKRPFEQLDNVPKLVAEAEAELKGQGGRVLLRYSGTEPKARLLLEGRENAALEKWSQRISEAVKRQVGA
- a CDS encoding CdaR family protein gives rise to the protein MIPLLRHIFVQDFWLKLFSFALAVLIWFIVNIALQKEVIPRQSLTLSLPERVVFSNLPVVILSSAEDVRSMHVNPKEVEVTVEGDPKLIKQLQGKDIRVLVDLTGIEAAHDLRKRIEVTAPAGITLDKVVPDEVQVIFPAKGESAGS